One window of the Candidatus Bathyarchaeota archaeon genome contains the following:
- a CDS encoding rhomboid family intramembrane serine protease has translation MKKTNFLIIICTLVSLFYWYDVYSNFAKEYLVYSGSRLAQGALWTLVTSLFIHFDPIHLIGNMIFLYVFGRVVEEDAGAKLTMTAFLVGGVGSLIISSFYYGFNVSMIGASGAIFTLSAAAMLIKPLKSSWLFFFMPLGLVAILYFIFNVFAVSMNLGGNVGYMAHVTGFLLGIPFGIMWSKGEWVKNLSLTILLLIAFITMIYLIQFLLNFF, from the coding sequence TTGAAAAAGACAAATTTCCTGATAATCATCTGCACGTTGGTTAGTCTCTTCTATTGGTATGATGTATATTCAAACTTTGCAAAAGAGTATCTAGTTTACAGTGGAAGCAGATTGGCACAAGGTGCGTTATGGACTCTTGTCACATCTCTTTTTATACATTTTGATCCAATACATCTGATAGGCAATATGATTTTTCTCTATGTTTTCGGGAGAGTAGTTGAAGAAGACGCAGGTGCAAAGCTGACAATGACAGCTTTTCTTGTAGGAGGAGTTGGCTCTCTTATAATTAGCTCATTTTACTATGGCTTCAATGTTTCAATGATTGGAGCTTCTGGAGCCATCTTCACCTTGTCTGCTGCAGCAATGCTTATCAAACCGTTAAAATCGTCATGGCTTTTCTTTTTTATGCCCTTAGGCTTGGTAGCGATTTTATATTTTATTTTTAATGTTTTCGCGGTTAGCATGAACTTAGGTGGGAATGTAGGATACATGGCTCATGTCACAGGTTTCCTCCTAGGGATTCCTTTTGGCATAATGTGGAGTAAAGGTGAATGGGTAAAGAACTTAAGCCTTACAATTTTGTTGCTCATTGCCTTTATAACTATGATTTATCTAATCCAATTTTTGCTCAATTTCTTTTAA
- a CDS encoding type II/IV secretion system ATPase subunit: MEKTQQKIRKKQLSVFRQVYSVQEPYAYAAIVKDPKTHKVRYKVIEPTLLEEEAEMLKEIKSILMEEIDVNLKEIDTREKASEYLKQKIREVIKNYRLKIAEEAIDKLMYYIVRDFVYYGKIDPLMKDRMVEDISADGVNIPIYVWHREYESLPTNIIFEDESELNSFIVRLAYLSGKNISMASPMLDASLPDGSRIQLTYGNEITRRGSTFTIRRFRVDPLTISDLIGFNTLSSGMAAYFWYAIENRASVLVAGGVASGKTTILNCLSMFIRPELKIVSVEDTAELNLPHENWIPSIVRASFGCEEEGPGAITLFDLLKAAVRQRPDFIIVGEVRGAEAYTLFQAMATGHLGMSTIHAESVDSVVHRLESEPMNIPRSLLAMIDVVTIQVRTEIDDKPARRTSAVTEVVALDPGTKELLTNDVFKWDIRSDSFKYTGRSHILERNMEKTGISVEEIREELERRKAVLEWMVRKNIRKYTEVANVIREYYANPDRMYRKARMGS, encoded by the coding sequence GTGGAAAAAACACAACAAAAAATCAGAAAAAAACAGCTTTCGGTATTCAGACAGGTCTACTCCGTTCAAGAGCCATATGCATACGCCGCCATAGTAAAAGATCCCAAAACCCATAAAGTCCGCTACAAAGTAATCGAACCAACACTGCTTGAAGAAGAAGCTGAAATGCTTAAGGAAATAAAAAGCATTTTGATGGAAGAAATCGATGTAAACTTAAAAGAAATCGACACAAGAGAAAAAGCTTCAGAATATCTGAAACAAAAAATCCGAGAAGTCATCAAGAATTATCGCCTAAAAATTGCTGAAGAGGCCATAGACAAACTAATGTACTACATTGTACGCGACTTTGTTTATTATGGAAAAATTGACCCTTTAATGAAAGACCGTATGGTTGAAGATATTTCTGCAGACGGCGTCAATATTCCGATCTATGTTTGGCATCGCGAATACGAATCTCTACCCACCAACATAATTTTCGAAGATGAAAGCGAGTTAAACTCTTTCATTGTGAGATTAGCGTACCTTTCCGGCAAAAACATCTCTATGGCATCTCCCATGCTAGACGCGTCTCTTCCAGACGGAAGTCGCATTCAACTAACATATGGAAACGAAATCACCAGACGTGGCTCAACATTTACAATACGACGCTTCCGTGTCGACCCCCTCACGATTTCGGATCTAATAGGCTTCAACACGTTATCATCTGGAATGGCTGCCTATTTTTGGTACGCGATAGAAAATAGAGCATCTGTTCTGGTAGCGGGAGGAGTGGCTTCCGGCAAAACAACTATACTTAACTGCCTATCCATGTTTATTAGGCCAGAGTTAAAAATTGTAAGTGTAGAAGACACTGCTGAACTTAACTTACCTCATGAAAACTGGATACCCTCTATTGTACGAGCGAGTTTTGGATGTGAAGAGGAAGGCCCAGGTGCCATAACATTATTTGATCTTCTAAAAGCGGCAGTACGTCAGCGTCCCGACTTCATAATCGTAGGTGAAGTGAGAGGTGCAGAAGCATATACATTGTTCCAAGCTATGGCGACAGGTCATCTGGGTATGAGCACAATCCACGCTGAGTCGGTGGACTCAGTTGTGCACAGGCTAGAATCTGAGCCCATGAACATACCGAGGTCTCTACTGGCTATGATTGACGTTGTGACAATCCAGGTAAGGACAGAAATCGATGATAAACCTGCAAGGCGAACCTCAGCTGTGACCGAGGTTGTTGCTCTTGATCCTGGAACAAAAGAACTGCTTACGAATGACGTGTTCAAGTGGGACATTAGGAGTGACTCCTTCAAATACACAGGGCGAAGTCATATTTTGGAAAGAAACATGGAAAAAACAGGAATTAGTGTGGAAGAGATTCGTGAAGAACTGGAAAGAAGAAAAGCTGTTCTGGAGTGGATGGTTCGAAAAAACATACGAAAATACACCGAAGTCGCCAACGTTATCCGAGAATACTACGCAAATCCTGATCGAATGTATAGAAAGGCAAGGATGGGCAGCTAA
- a CDS encoding molybdenum cofactor biosynthesis protein MoaE, with product MMKHLTRKTGVHKKGTIKLTNIIQTAKANKNFHKAGAIALFIGVVRGETKNKEKVKTLELEAYREKANEMLENICNDLNKKEGIIDVQIHHLLGNFKVSEELVYVLVAGAHRSKVFPVLQEAVERFKREAPIFKKEYVINKEGRTKSYWVSEREHEMNSH from the coding sequence ATGATGAAACACTTAACAAGAAAAACAGGAGTTCACAAAAAGGGAACCATAAAACTCACAAACATCATTCAAACCGCAAAAGCAAACAAAAACTTCCACAAAGCAGGCGCCATCGCACTATTCATCGGCGTTGTCAGAGGCGAAACCAAAAACAAAGAAAAAGTCAAAACGCTTGAACTAGAAGCATACAGAGAAAAAGCCAACGAAATGCTAGAAAACATCTGCAACGACCTAAACAAAAAAGAAGGAATAATCGACGTTCAAATCCATCACCTACTCGGCAATTTTAAAGTCAGCGAAGAACTCGTCTATGTCCTAGTCGCAGGAGCACATAGAAGTAAAGTATTTCCCGTCTTGCAGGAAGCGGTGGAACGATTCAAAAGAGAGGCTCCCATCTTCAAAAAAGAATACGTAATCAACAAAGAAGGAAGAACAAAATCCTACTGGGTCAGCGAACGAGAACACGAAATGAACAGTCACTGA
- a CDS encoding sodium:solute symporter: protein MAPPIPETGSEMAIGVITAIAAFLTISILLGFFMRKKTKNFEEWLVGRGDIGPLVTGFALVASYLSGWAIFGNAGLGYAYGWSGSWLIGTMCVMGTALCLVIGYRMRRYVALGARTVPEMLRVRFESKMVQGLAGLAMVILLIVYSVGQYKAMATVWTITTNTDFRWSLLATAILVLVYVIIGGYTGTQWVSGFQGVLLTVIGWTLGITALIWAGGPVQIAESIGNQTFTYPGGNQTQIPLGNYTLPLPPPKGLAFPGVDYVGVVAAMFMFLFMATGFPHNIARFLGTRKITRREYWMMLLIIIVGGSTPLWIGAVGLAARSVWGDSLMAANPPIYGDSAAVYASISAGGIPLASLFAASVFAASVATLAGMVMIMATNITRDLIHNAYPEASPKKLLWLTKLMLIPFIAIPLWWTFTSPPPILSEFMSGSAVAQAGIFFFVVGVSMYWKRATKWGAIATIIYGLVLTVLHPKAYGQLVGLYHWGYWALLLMFGAALVYTLVSLATKSVPEETLEKLFPPKAKENQVTK, encoded by the coding sequence ATGGCGCCACCAATACCTGAAACGGGGTCAGAAATGGCCATTGGCGTAATAACTGCTATAGCAGCATTCCTAACTATAAGTATTCTCTTAGGCTTTTTCATGAGGAAAAAAACTAAAAATTTCGAGGAATGGTTGGTGGGTCGCGGAGACATCGGTCCTCTCGTAACTGGTTTCGCGTTGGTTGCAAGCTATTTGAGCGGTTGGGCGATTTTTGGGAATGCTGGTTTGGGTTATGCTTATGGCTGGTCAGGTAGCTGGCTTATCGGCACAATGTGTGTGATGGGAACAGCGCTATGCTTGGTAATTGGCTACAGAATGCGCAGGTATGTGGCGCTTGGAGCCCGAACGGTGCCAGAAATGCTGAGGGTAAGATTTGAAAGCAAAATGGTGCAAGGGTTGGCTGGGTTGGCTATGGTTATTCTTCTCATAGTTTACTCTGTTGGGCAGTACAAAGCCATGGCAACCGTGTGGACGATAACCACCAACACAGATTTCCGTTGGAGCCTACTAGCAACGGCAATCTTAGTGCTTGTATACGTAATTATCGGTGGATACACAGGTACCCAATGGGTTTCAGGCTTTCAAGGCGTTCTATTAACAGTTATTGGTTGGACATTAGGCATAACAGCCCTTATCTGGGCAGGCGGCCCGGTGCAGATAGCAGAATCAATTGGAAATCAAACATTCACTTATCCTGGAGGCAATCAAACACAAATTCCCTTAGGAAATTACACTCTGCCCTTGCCACCCCCTAAGGGCTTAGCTTTTCCAGGCGTAGATTACGTTGGCGTTGTGGCTGCAATGTTCATGTTTCTCTTTATGGCAACAGGTTTTCCCCACAACATAGCCCGTTTCTTAGGCACTCGAAAAATCACTAGACGGGAGTATTGGATGATGCTGCTGATAATCATTGTAGGCGGCTCAACTCCCCTATGGATTGGCGCTGTAGGACTTGCCGCCAGAAGCGTCTGGGGCGACTCCTTGATGGCTGCTAATCCACCCATATATGGTGACTCAGCAGCAGTCTACGCAAGCATAAGCGCCGGCGGCATCCCACTTGCTTCATTGTTTGCTGCAAGTGTTTTTGCAGCGTCGGTTGCAACTCTAGCGGGTATGGTTATGATTATGGCAACCAACATTACACGGGACCTCATCCATAATGCGTATCCTGAGGCTTCTCCCAAGAAGCTTTTGTGGCTTACAAAGCTGATGCTTATACCGTTCATCGCCATACCGTTGTGGTGGACTTTTACTTCGCCACCTCCAATTCTTTCGGAGTTCATGTCTGGCTCTGCGGTGGCTCAGGCTGGAATCTTCTTTTTCGTTGTCGGAGTTTCGATGTACTGGAAGAGAGCAACAAAGTGGGGCGCCATCGCCACCATCATTTATGGCCTAGTCCTCACGGTTCTCCATCCTAAAGCGTATGGACAGTTAGTTGGCTTGTACCATTGGGGATATTGGGCGTTGCTTCTGATGTTCGGCGCAGCCCTAGTCTACACTCTCGTAAGCTTAGCCACGAAATCCGTTCCCGAGGAAACACTTGAAAAGTTATTTCCTCCAAAAGCAAAGGAAAATCAAGTAACCAAATGA
- a CDS encoding type II secretion system F family protein, whose amino-acid sequence MSFTRLKKSVNQIRQRIMNKIRLKISAPLSHFGQSTENIEQTKWKPELFAYHLLGERTNRFLPLFRDMVIGLHRSGMRISFKPYVSLTLLTSLVVTVFTMFFVPSTLHLILQIELFPSLLFGVGGGLLAGAITIICFYIYPVYRADNIKRNLDDSMSFATGYLAILAGAGIPPAKMFRSLSNIPQRLAVVDESRIIVRDVELFGADIITALENASKRTPSERFRELLEGFIATIYSGGNLMSYLLDRSRQNMKLKNITLRKFSDTLGVLSEFYVTLLVAGPLIFVVMLSVMAMLGGAGFGIMNPTLLLMLLTYIVLPVGSVIFIIILDALTPRW is encoded by the coding sequence ATGAGCTTTACTCGTCTTAAGAAGTCAGTAAACCAGATACGCCAACGCATTATGAACAAAATTCGCTTAAAAATTTCTGCGCCCCTAAGTCACTTTGGTCAATCAACGGAGAATATAGAGCAAACAAAGTGGAAGCCTGAACTTTTCGCTTACCATCTTTTGGGAGAAAGAACAAATCGTTTTTTACCTTTATTCAGAGACATGGTTATTGGTCTGCATAGATCTGGCATGAGGATAAGTTTTAAGCCCTACGTCAGCCTTACTCTTCTAACTAGCCTAGTAGTTACTGTTTTCACAATGTTTTTTGTTCCTTCAACATTGCATCTTATCCTACAGATAGAGCTCTTTCCATCCCTTCTTTTTGGCGTAGGTGGTGGTTTGCTTGCGGGCGCTATAACCATCATTTGCTTTTACATTTATCCTGTTTACAGAGCAGACAACATTAAACGAAACTTAGATGATAGCATGTCTTTTGCAACGGGTTATTTGGCAATTCTAGCAGGTGCAGGCATACCGCCTGCCAAAATGTTTCGCTCTCTCTCAAATATTCCTCAGAGATTGGCTGTCGTTGATGAGTCAAGAATCATCGTTCGAGATGTGGAACTTTTTGGTGCAGACATAATCACTGCTTTAGAGAATGCGTCAAAACGCACACCTTCTGAGAGATTTAGAGAATTACTTGAAGGCTTCATAGCAACAATATACTCTGGCGGCAATTTAATGTCTTATTTGTTGGACAGATCGCGACAAAACATGAAGCTTAAAAATATTACCTTGCGAAAGTTTTCAGATACTCTTGGAGTGCTTTCAGAATTCTATGTAACATTACTAGTAGCAGGACCGCTTATTTTCGTTGTGATGCTATCGGTTATGGCTATGCTTGGAGGCGCCGGGTTCGGAATAATGAATCCAACCTTGCTGTTGATGCTTTTAACATACATTGTCCTACCTGTTGGCTCAGTCATCTTCATAATAATCTTGGATGCTCTTACGCCACGGTGGTGA
- a CDS encoding adenosylcobalamin-dependent ribonucleoside-diphosphate reductase: MATIEKIKKRDGRIVEFNSNKIAEAIWKTAKAVGVKDKPLTVNLAEQVVRQLEKQLEPNQMPTVEQVQDLVEKTLIENGQASMAKAYILYRQKRAKIRRTKALLGVVDELKLPLNAILVLERRYLKKDEKGKVVESTNQMFRRIANSLAEVEKQYGKSEDEVADYENEFYHMMTNLEFIPNSPTLMNAGTMFRQLSACFVLPIDDSIESIFDTLKAAALIHKTGGGTGFSFSRLRPRGDVVRTTGGIASGAISFAKIYDTATEVMKQGGRRRGANMGILLVNHPEIMDFIVAKEKEGVLRNFNISVAVTDKFMKAVEEDSDFNLINPRNGETVETLKARAIWNLMIMMAWKNGEPGIIFLDTINRHNPTPRLGQIESTNPCGEQPLLPYESCTLGSIDVSKFVCDDGKINWNRLRQTIRSAVRFLDDVIDANVYLLPEIEKVTKGNRKIGLGVMGFADMLIKTGIRYDTKEGLQTGEKLMKFIGTEAKKMSVELGEEKGNFPNFHESIWEKQFKTMRNATVTTIAPTGTISIIAGCSQGIEPLFAIVYVREVAESLGRSLIEVNPLFESIALKEGFYDEELIKKIAKKMSIQDVEETPERIRRLFVVAHDMSAEWHVQMQATFQKYTDNAVSKTINFPNRATPDHIDEAYWLAYKSGCKGVTVYRHRSREKQVLRPVESEGTLADISFGCPTCI; this comes from the coding sequence ATGGCTACGATTGAAAAAATCAAGAAAAGAGATGGTAGAATAGTTGAATTCAACTCCAACAAGATCGCTGAAGCAATTTGGAAAACTGCGAAGGCTGTTGGAGTGAAAGATAAGCCACTTACTGTGAATCTTGCTGAGCAAGTTGTAAGGCAGTTAGAGAAGCAACTCGAACCAAATCAGATGCCCACCGTGGAGCAAGTTCAAGATCTTGTGGAAAAAACACTTATAGAGAACGGGCAAGCCAGCATGGCGAAGGCATACATTCTTTATCGACAGAAACGAGCTAAGATAAGGAGAACGAAGGCTCTACTGGGTGTCGTCGACGAGCTTAAACTTCCCCTAAATGCGATTCTTGTGCTAGAGCGACGTTATCTTAAAAAAGACGAGAAAGGCAAAGTCGTCGAATCTACAAATCAAATGTTTAGACGAATCGCTAATAGCTTAGCTGAAGTTGAAAAACAATACGGCAAAAGTGAGGACGAAGTAGCCGATTATGAAAACGAATTTTACCATATGATGACAAACCTCGAATTCATCCCCAACTCTCCCACGCTCATGAATGCAGGTACAATGTTCAGGCAACTCAGCGCCTGTTTCGTCTTGCCCATAGACGACTCCATAGAAAGCATATTCGATACGCTGAAAGCGGCTGCTCTAATTCACAAAACTGGAGGGGGAACTGGCTTCTCATTCTCGCGACTTAGACCAAGGGGAGATGTTGTCAGAACCACGGGAGGCATAGCCTCAGGAGCAATATCGTTTGCCAAAATATACGACACTGCGACCGAGGTGATGAAACAAGGTGGTCGACGTAGAGGTGCTAATATGGGCATACTTCTCGTCAACCATCCTGAAATCATGGACTTTATCGTTGCGAAAGAAAAGGAAGGAGTGCTGAGAAACTTCAACATTTCTGTGGCTGTTACTGACAAATTCATGAAGGCAGTTGAAGAAGACAGCGATTTTAATTTAATAAACCCTCGAAATGGTGAAACAGTTGAAACGCTAAAGGCGAGAGCAATATGGAACCTCATGATAATGATGGCGTGGAAAAACGGCGAGCCTGGTATAATTTTCTTAGACACGATAAACAGACACAATCCAACACCTCGCTTAGGGCAAATCGAATCCACCAACCCCTGTGGTGAACAACCACTTTTACCTTATGAATCCTGCACTTTGGGAAGCATTGACGTAAGCAAGTTCGTGTGTGATGATGGCAAAATAAACTGGAATCGACTAAGGCAAACTATACGATCGGCTGTAAGATTTTTAGATGATGTAATCGACGCTAATGTTTACTTGTTGCCTGAAATAGAAAAGGTAACTAAGGGAAACAGGAAAATCGGCCTAGGAGTAATGGGATTTGCCGACATGTTGATTAAAACGGGTATAAGATACGACACTAAAGAAGGCCTTCAAACTGGAGAAAAACTCATGAAATTCATAGGCACTGAAGCAAAAAAGATGAGTGTAGAGTTAGGTGAAGAGAAGGGAAACTTTCCAAACTTCCACGAAAGCATTTGGGAAAAACAGTTCAAAACTATGAGAAACGCCACAGTTACAACTATTGCTCCCACTGGTACCATAAGCATAATTGCAGGTTGCTCGCAGGGAATTGAGCCGCTCTTTGCAATTGTCTACGTTCGCGAAGTTGCCGAAAGCTTAGGAAGAAGTCTTATTGAGGTGAATCCACTGTTCGAAAGTATAGCTTTGAAAGAGGGATTCTACGACGAGGAACTGATAAAAAAAATCGCGAAAAAAATGTCCATACAAGATGTGGAAGAGACCCCAGAACGTATAAGGAGACTCTTTGTGGTGGCTCATGACATGAGCGCAGAGTGGCATGTGCAAATGCAAGCAACTTTCCAGAAGTACACTGATAACGCGGTTTCAAAAACCATAAACTTTCCCAACAGAGCTACACCCGACCACATTGACGAAGCTTATTGGCTCGCATACAAATCGGGATGCAAAGGTGTGACCGTTTATCGCCACCGTAGCCGAGAAAAACAAGTTCTGCGACCTGTTGAAAGCGAGGGAACACTTGCAGATATTAGTTTTGGATGTCCAACTTGCATTTAA
- a CDS encoding type II secretion system F family protein, producing the protein MLKVEKREKKIAWLVSIGLGLVIVATAVITLAGKPLFDEYLFFAAVVAVFPTAVLGYLEYRWQKSIDEHLPDLFRSIVQAQQTGMPLPQALEEASKRNYGPLTAELRKVVNQMSWGLSFEEAFQEFGKRVDTALVQRTVPLIIEAGRSGGRVEKVFAPMEGFIQSTLNMEKERKAQTRPYIAIIYVAFFVFIFTIVLLFKTFFVEMDGSPIIGFSALTSEEAWRIFFHMSLVQAFFGGLVAGKMGEGTLSAGLKHSVILMVTGYAALKLFTW; encoded by the coding sequence GTGCTAAAAGTTGAAAAACGGGAAAAGAAAATCGCTTGGTTAGTCTCTATCGGTTTAGGTCTCGTTATAGTAGCGACAGCAGTCATAACATTAGCGGGAAAACCGCTTTTTGACGAGTATCTTTTTTTTGCTGCAGTAGTTGCTGTATTTCCTACTGCAGTGCTAGGTTATTTAGAATACCGCTGGCAAAAATCAATAGACGAACACTTGCCCGACTTGTTTAGAAGCATTGTTCAGGCTCAACAGACAGGTATGCCTTTACCTCAAGCCTTGGAAGAAGCCTCAAAACGAAATTATGGTCCCCTAACTGCGGAGTTGAGGAAAGTGGTGAATCAGATGTCTTGGGGTTTATCTTTTGAAGAGGCATTTCAAGAGTTTGGTAAGCGTGTTGACACTGCTCTAGTGCAGAGGACTGTACCTTTGATTATTGAGGCTGGCCGATCTGGAGGGCGTGTGGAGAAGGTCTTTGCTCCGATGGAAGGCTTTATTCAATCCACTCTTAACATGGAGAAGGAGCGAAAGGCTCAAACAAGACCTTACATCGCAATAATTTATGTTGCATTTTTTGTCTTCATTTTCACTATAGTTTTGCTTTTCAAAACGTTCTTCGTAGAAATGGACGGTTCACCAATCATCGGTTTTTCCGCATTAACTTCTGAAGAAGCGTGGCGCATTTTCTTCCACATGAGCCTTGTGCAAGCGTTTTTCGGCGGATTAGTTGCTGGAAAAATGGGTGAAGGAACCTTAAGCGCCGGGTTGAAACACAGTGTAATTCTCATGGTAACTGGATACGCTGCTTTGAAACTATTTACTTGGTGA
- a CDS encoding DUF4332 domain-containing protein, protein MTSKKAFTVWILIIFTFLAILGTLHGWILWQIEDVSVITVLSFSLEVTTYFIATLTTTFFFIGAVCYVVFRGESLDLPLYQLSKDFEEQLDVKCEEIKNSTDEALTKLGLREFQLKESMKVLHKKFGELNNKLKKSMETHEKILKTTQKKLLGMEHKISKIQTSQKELPKLKKKLQAIEAVEEELKNIQEIMTKFNSIPEPCLKSTDGISVLEGKVLKRGTVRQLKLNGIEKIEDLLLKSPVEIALTKTMTEGEAKNLQSIIQLLMVPRVQHEDAVLLLKSGVNSKQELALQDTFSLGARVAKTAELYVKDGKIKEDEKPTLEEIALWIRLAKAQ, encoded by the coding sequence TTGACTTCCAAAAAAGCCTTCACAGTTTGGATACTTATTATATTCACTTTCTTAGCAATCTTAGGCACCCTACATGGGTGGATCTTGTGGCAGATTGAAGACGTCAGCGTAATTACAGTTCTTTCATTCTCATTAGAAGTCACTACCTACTTCATCGCAACCCTAACAACCACTTTCTTTTTCATCGGAGCAGTTTGCTACGTAGTTTTTCGCGGCGAATCGTTGGACTTACCATTATATCAGCTAAGTAAAGATTTTGAGGAACAACTTGATGTGAAATGTGAGGAAATTAAAAATTCAACTGATGAGGCACTAACAAAGCTGGGACTCAGAGAATTTCAGTTAAAAGAGAGTATGAAAGTCTTGCATAAGAAGTTTGGAGAATTGAATAACAAACTGAAAAAAAGCATGGAAACTCATGAAAAAATCCTCAAAACAACTCAAAAGAAACTGCTGGGAATGGAACACAAAATAAGCAAAATCCAAACTAGCCAAAAAGAGTTGCCAAAGTTGAAGAAGAAACTACAGGCTATAGAGGCTGTAGAAGAAGAGTTGAAAAACATTCAAGAGATTATGACTAAATTTAATTCTATTCCTGAGCCTTGCCTTAAGAGCACTGACGGAATAAGTGTGCTAGAAGGAAAAGTATTGAAACGAGGGACAGTTCGACAGTTGAAATTGAATGGCATAGAGAAAATTGAGGACTTACTGTTGAAGAGTCCTGTCGAAATAGCGTTGACAAAAACTATGACTGAGGGTGAAGCAAAAAATTTGCAAAGTATAATTCAATTGTTAATGGTCCCCAGGGTCCAGCATGAAGATGCTGTGCTTCTTTTGAAAAGTGGAGTAAATTCTAAGCAAGAACTTGCGCTTCAGGACACTTTTAGCCTTGGTGCTAGAGTCGCGAAAACTGCTGAGCTTTACGTGAAAGATGGAAAAATCAAAGAAGACGAAAAACCCACTTTGGAAGAAATCGCTTTGTGGATCAGATTAGCAAAAGCGCAATGA
- a CDS encoding arsenate reductase ArsC — translation MTKVLFVCVENAGRSQMAEAFANLHGEGKVKAFSAGTMPSNNIYSSIVKTMQEKGIDISKNKPKLLTTEMLQNADIVVVMGCEARGFCPACLLEKVVDWGSEDPKGRPIEEVRRIRDEIERKVVELVLDLNIQKKFADEESVS, via the coding sequence GTGACCAAAGTATTATTTGTCTGCGTCGAGAATGCGGGCAGAAGTCAAATGGCTGAAGCCTTCGCAAACTTGCACGGTGAAGGAAAAGTCAAAGCATTTAGCGCTGGAACTATGCCCTCGAATAACATCTATTCCTCAATCGTCAAAACAATGCAGGAAAAAGGAATCGACATCTCTAAGAACAAGCCTAAACTTCTAACCACTGAAATGCTTCAAAATGCTGACATAGTTGTTGTCATGGGTTGTGAGGCAAGGGGATTTTGCCCTGCATGTCTACTTGAGAAAGTTGTTGATTGGGGATCGGAAGACCCAAAGGGCAGACCTATAGAGGAAGTTAGGCGAATCAGAGACGAAATAGAAAGAAAGGTTGTTGAATTGGTTTTAGACCTCAACATTCAAAAGAAGTTTGCAGATGAGGAGAGTGTGTCTTAA
- the arcC gene encoding carbamate kinase, which translates to MSRKVLVALGGNAILKHKERGTAEEQFGNVKRVCKHLVGLIKDGYKLAITHGNGPQVGDILLKNEQLRDVLPPMPLDVCGAQSQGMIGYMLQQSMRNEMDRSGINIPVVSLVTQTLVDENDVAFRKPTKPIGTFYTAREAEMLRKEKGWTMVEDSGRGYRRVVPSPKPKEILEKDAIRTLFESGAIVIAVGGGGIPVAVRDDGSLEGVVAVIDKDLSARIFASDVGAEVLLMLTDVEKVFLNYGKSSQSDLDEVSIIEAKRFLREGHFAAGSMAPKVEAAIEFVEAGGEKAVISSLEMGRKALEGKAGTTVHS; encoded by the coding sequence GTGAGTCGGAAAGTGTTAGTGGCATTAGGTGGAAACGCAATTTTGAAACATAAGGAGAGGGGAACTGCTGAAGAGCAGTTTGGGAATGTGAAAAGAGTTTGTAAACATCTTGTTGGGCTAATTAAGGACGGATATAAACTTGCAATAACTCACGGAAATGGTCCTCAAGTTGGCGATATTCTCCTTAAAAATGAGCAGTTGAGGGATGTTTTGCCCCCTATGCCATTGGACGTTTGTGGAGCCCAGAGTCAAGGCATGATAGGATATATGTTGCAACAGTCAATGCGGAATGAAATGGACAGATCGGGCATAAATATTCCGGTTGTATCTCTTGTAACCCAAACATTAGTTGATGAGAACGATGTTGCTTTTAGAAAGCCTACGAAACCTATAGGGACTTTTTACACTGCCAGAGAGGCTGAAATGTTGAGAAAAGAGAAAGGGTGGACGATGGTTGAAGATAGTGGGCGGGGGTACAGGCGGGTGGTGCCGTCGCCTAAACCTAAGGAGATATTGGAGAAAGATGCGATTAGAACGTTGTTTGAGAGCGGTGCAATAGTTATTGCTGTTGGCGGCGGAGGGATTCCTGTGGCGGTTAGAGATGATGGTAGTTTAGAGGGTGTGGTGGCGGTAATTGACAAGGATTTGAGCGCGCGAATTTTTGCTAGTGATGTAGGAGCGGAGGTTCTTCTAATGTTAACTGATGTTGAGAAAGTTTTCCTTAATTACGGAAAATCGAGTCAGAGTGATCTTGACGAAGTGAGTATTATTGAAGCTAAGAGGTTCCTGCGAGAGGGACATTTTGCAGCTGGGAGTATGGCGCCTAAAGTTGAGGCAGCTATAGAATTTGTGGAGGCGGGGGGTGAAAAAGCTGTTATATCTTCTTTGGAAATGGGGCGGAAAGCCTTGGAGGGAAAAGCAGGCACAACAGTACACAGCTGA